A window of Steroidobacteraceae bacterium genomic DNA:
GAGGAAGTCGACAATTCGTCGGTCACCCGACGCACGCTGACGGCCACCGCAAGAATCCTTGCGACGCTGCGCCTCGACGGCGCATTGCTGGTCGGTATCGGCCTGATTGCTGCCTATGGACTCATCGTGCTCTACAGCGCCTCGGGCCAGGATCTCGGCATGGTGCTGCGCGCGAGCGCGCGCCTGGGGCTTGGCGCCTTCGCCATGCTGGCACTGGCCCAGGTCAAACCCGCGTTCCTGCGACGCATATCACCATGGCTGTTCGCGCTCGGCACGGTGTTGCTGGTGGTGGTCGACGCGATCGGCTACATCGGCAAAGGTGCGCAGCGCTGGCTCGATCTCGGCGTGATCAGGTTCCAGCCCTCCGAGATCATGAAGATCGCCGTACCCATGATGTGCGCCTGGTACCTGCACGAGCGGCCGATCCCGCTGTCGATTCGTTCCCTGCTGGTCTGCGCCGTGATCATCGCGGTACCGGCCGGACTCACGGTGGCACAGCCCGACTTGGGCACCGGCATGTTGATCACCATAGGCGGCGCATTGCTGATCCTGCTCGCGGGCATGTCAGTGCGACTGATTGGCGCATTGCTCGCGCTCGCCGTCGCGGGCGCCTATGTCGGCTGGAATTTCCTGCACGACTATCAGCGTCAACGCGTGCTGACCTTTCTCGATCCGCAGACTGATCCGCTCGGTGCCGGCTACCACACCATCCAGGCCACCATCGCCATCGGCTCCGGTGGTGTATTCGGCAAGGGCTGGATGAATGGCAGCCAGGCGCAACTGGAATTCCTGCCCGAACGGTCCACCGATTTCATCTACGCGGTGATTGGCGAAGAATTCGGCATGGTCGGGCAGGCCATATTGCTTGTGCTCTACCTGTTCGTGGTTTTCAGGGCCATCTACCTTGCCATGCAGACGCAGGATACGTTCGCGCGGTTGTTGAGCGGCTCGCTCGCATTGACCTTCTTCGTCTACGTGTTCATCAATGCCGGCATGGTGAGCGGCATCCTGCCGGTCGTCGGAGTACCGCTGCCGCTCGTCAGCTACGGCGGCACTTCGATGGTGACCCTGTTGGCGGGCTTCGGTATCCTGATGTCCATGTACTCACATCGAAAACTGGTCGGGTAGTGCGCGCTGGCGCATTCGTCTGGCTGGCCTGCCTCGCTGCGCTTGGCGCCGACGCGAGCGGCAAGCGCTTCTCCGGCCACAATCGCTTCGATCTCGATCGCGAAGATATCCGCGAGTTCGTAACCACTACCGCCCCGGCCATTGGCTACGATCCGGGCGAGTTGTATGCAATCCTTGCCAAAGCCGAACCGCAACCGCGCATCATCGAGTTGATGCAGCGCCCTGCCGAAAAAGTCGCCC
This region includes:
- the rodA gene encoding rod shape-determining protein RodA: MIYEEVDNSSVTRRTLTATARILATLRLDGALLVGIGLIAAYGLIVLYSASGQDLGMVLRASARLGLGAFAMLALAQVKPAFLRRISPWLFALGTVLLVVVDAIGYIGKGAQRWLDLGVIRFQPSEIMKIAVPMMCAWYLHERPIPLSIRSLLVCAVIIAVPAGLTVAQPDLGTGMLITIGGALLILLAGMSVRLIGALLALAVAGAYVGWNFLHDYQRQRVLTFLDPQTDPLGAGYHTIQATIAIGSGGVFGKGWMNGSQAQLEFLPERSTDFIYAVIGEEFGMVGQAILLVLYLFVVFRAIYLAMQTQDTFARLLSGSLALTFFVYVFINAGMVSGILPVVGVPLPLVSYGGTSMVTLLAGFGILMSMYSHRKLVG